In a single window of the Sorangium aterium genome:
- a CDS encoding HdeD family acid-resistance protein has protein sequence MADRWEDPVHTTSFGLQLVEPHTLRENRGSFIGLGIALLVLGALAILMPVIASLVTAVAIGGVLVASGLFQGVHAVQHRRWANSAWSLAGALIQLAAGVLIVAFPVTGTVTLTLILAAFFFAEGFLKIVRALQHREMPSWGWLLFDGLLALALGVLIWWRWPSTAAWAIGLLVGVNVLVSGMSMLLIGSSARQRPVASM, from the coding sequence ATGGCTGATCGCTGGGAGGACCCTGTTCACACGACGAGCTTCGGGTTGCAACTGGTCGAGCCCCATACCTTGCGGGAGAACCGCGGCTCGTTCATCGGGCTCGGCATTGCCCTTCTGGTGCTTGGTGCTCTCGCGATCCTCATGCCCGTGATCGCCTCGCTGGTCACGGCGGTCGCCATCGGGGGCGTGCTCGTGGCGAGCGGCCTCTTTCAGGGCGTCCACGCCGTCCAGCACCGGCGATGGGCCAACTCCGCCTGGTCGCTCGCGGGCGCCCTGATCCAGCTCGCCGCGGGCGTCCTGATCGTGGCCTTCCCGGTGACGGGCACGGTCACGCTGACCTTGATCCTCGCGGCGTTCTTCTTCGCGGAAGGCTTCCTCAAGATCGTCCGCGCGCTCCAGCACCGCGAGATGCCCAGCTGGGGTTGGCTCCTGTTCGACGGGCTGCTCGCGCTGGCGCTCGGGGTCCTGATCTGGTGGCGCTGGCCGAGCACCGCGGCGTGGGCGATCGGGCTGCTCGTCGGCGTCAACGTCCTCGTCAGCGGCATGTCGATGCTGCTGATCGGGTCCAGCGCGCGACAGCGGCCGGTGGCCAGCATGTGA